CTCCAAGCGTCCAGCATAGATTGGCGTGTAATAGTACAGGTAGATACTGCGTTCAGGAAACAAACTTTTCaccaaaaattaaatattgaaAACTATACCTTGTATTCAAATTTCCTAGTAGTTTTTGACTCACTGACGGTGCTTCCATGCAATGAAAGTGGGGTTCTTGTTGCTGAGTACGGTGTTAATGGCTTCAAACGTCTGGTCTCGTCCAGTTCAAGTGTTAAATTCTCGAGTTGATCTTGTAACTCGGCAGAGCTGTGATCGTTTTTTCTCGCGTGCTGTTTCAACATCCGTATTTGCATCAGCACGTCGTGAATATTGTCCTCCAAAGAAATAACATCCTCAGTCTTGTGTCTTATTTCTACATGCAAAGTTCTAATCAAGTCCATCGCAGTTTGTCTTCTCATGTTGAGTTCATCTTCATTCTTTTTTGCTATTTCATATTCGTCTTGTTTTTCTCTTAATTCCTTCTTTATCATGGCACTGCTGTGGTTTTCCTCCAATTTCTGCTTTGTCTTGTCAAGATCCACTTGTCTTTTCTTGATGAAGAATCGCACACTTTCTAGTTTACTGTCCAAAGATACTAATTCTTCCTCCTTTTGCAATATTTTCTTCTTCAGATTTTGAATTGTGTCCTCAACACTGACCAGCTTTTCGTTATGCCCTTTGATTTCCATTTCATATCCTTTAATTTGATTGGTAAATTCTGTTTGTGCCTCTTCATAAGCTCTCATCTCATTTTCAAGCTTCTCGATCATGCGCAGTAAAATTTCTCGCTGGTGGTTAAGTCTTGAGTTCCTTTCGCTTTGTTGCCGCTTACCTGAGAAATAATAGAGACCATTCTTACAATCAGGATTTATGACAAACTGTTACTGATAAAAGAGAGCACCAATCGATGCTATAGCAATCAGTTATCTTGAAGGTTGTGCAGACACCGTCAGGTCAGAATCTTTTACTCACCGACCACAGCGACATCcggcaatttttctttgaactCATCCACTAAGTTGACTTGTTTCAAACACTTAGCTTCGACCAACAACTTCCTCATAAAGGCAAGTTTACGTTCCGATACTAAACCCCTTTTTCTGAGAACCTCAACAAGCTCCTGCCCGGAATAAAGATTTTGCAATGTCTCCTTGTTAACATGTCCTTGAAGAAGATATTTCATGTAACGAACATCGGTGACTTTCAGTTGTCTTCCGACGTCTTTAAGGAGAGTTTGAAAAGGAGAATATTCTTCAGTTAAAGATGACATAAAGTAGGCCAGAGCGAGACACGACCTTGGAAACTAAGTCGCATGCGGCGATGTAATATAAGTTGAACAACAAGTTTGGTAAATGGTCCCGCCTTCATGGTTACACAGAAACCTTTTAAAAATTAGCATAGCTTTTTATTTGCCCAATGAAACCTTTTTGGTTTTGACGCGTTGCTTGGAGAAAGGTAAGACAATAGATTAAGCAAACAATTGGACTATAACCCTATTCTTTGCATTTATTATTGCAATcactttgtttaattttgaacGAAATGACTTTTTGTCGGCGGATGCCTATGTCGCTTTGTTTGTTCTGCTGACACACTAACCTGGGATAACTGATAGATAATTACatattcaaatgttttttttgacaTTAACAAAGTACCGTCCGATATTTGTATATGGGCAAATTTTAGCCTCGAGGGAGTTACTGGCCGCCACCATCGTGTTGACGCGCAAAACTATTAAAACATAGTCACTCACTAATTGTTGGGCAATATTTTAAGCGTGACCTCTCGCACAAATTGGTCCTGAAAGTAAGAGAATGGTATGAGCTCCGTACATTTTCCTCTTATTTTTCCCATTTCACGTAAACAAGAGGCAGGTGAGAAGAGAATGCCTTGCTTCCAGTTGAATTGTCGGTTTTTTGTGTACATCTCTTGAAGTGTATGTGACACCATCACGTTTATTCCGCTTTTTGTTCGCTTCATATGAGTAATAAACAGTTTAAGTTAAGAATTAAaaattggctttttttttcgtttaagaTACTTTTCTCTTTTTCGCTCAAAAAGAGTCCCATTTTAAGCTGAAATTTACAAGTTTTTGGCCTGAGAAAACACCTAAATTTTTTTCTGGGCTAAATCTGTTTATTACACACACCAAGCCCAtgcatgaaaaagaaaataagaattTTCATGTCTTGTTCAGGGTCACTTTAATTACTAACTGGTTTCTTTTTTAAGGTCAGTTGCGGCTCGTGTTGTGATGGAAAGTCTGGAACTGAGTAGCCTGCATAACAGGGTCTATTAGGTCGCTCATTGGAATTTTGACGCAAAGCC
This genomic stretch from Acropora muricata isolate sample 2 chromosome 5, ASM3666990v1, whole genome shotgun sequence harbors:
- the LOC136918270 gene encoding early endosome antigen 1-like isoform X1 → MSSLTEEYSPFQTLLKDVGRQLKVTDVRYMKYLLQGHVNKETLQNLYSGQELVEVLRKRGLVSERKLAFMRKLLVEAKCLKQVNLVDEFKEKLPDVAVVGKRQQSERNSRLNHQREILLRMIEKLENEMRAYEEAQTEFTNQIKGYEMEIKGHNEKLVSVEDTIQNLKKKILQKEEELVSLDSKLESVRFFIKKRQVDLDKTKQKLEENHSSAMIKKELREKQDEYEIAKKNEDELNMRRQTAMDLIRTLHVEIRHKTEDVISLEDNIHDVLMQIRMLKQHARKNDHSSAELQDQLENLTLELDETRRLKPLTPYSATRTPLSLHGSTVSESKTTRKFEYKILDYSEITEGEAIVIGRKGKRVHPLRFHSPTSVAADRLGNIYVADYGNARIQFLDTNGQVTREPLNLGGKYRPCALAVSCNGDLIMTDSQILRLFNNSGEPIRPILPVYSKNDKRPELSALAFDSQRNIYASDKANHRIQKFTFEGSFLCFIGSTHDLHCPMGLTIKKNNDVIVTEYEDHRIKIFSQETGRVITTIGSVGVGAGKFACPRGVTVDQDENILVADSHNHRIQVVSSTGETIGAFGMIGSRPGYLDTPYDVSVLPNGNIIVADARNHRLQVFLRQVPFYAEPSSCNDMYEVSSVEDEKLDEG